AAGATTAGGCTTATTTAAACGTTTTTTAATTTTTTTAATTTTTTTTTATTTATATGGGCATTATATGCTTTTTGAAGTGAATTAAGTGTTTAGTCTATTTTGCAGTTTTCGTTTAATATGGCAGATGTTTTAAATTAGACAACAGTTAAACGTTAAGTTAAAACTATGAAGTTGATATAGTTACTGAATTAACCTGTTGAAACTTTTATTGATGTGTTTTAATCAAGTTTAAACTGATAACATCCTTTTTAAAATGAATAAAATCATTATAAGATGTTAATAGATTTTTAGCTTTTTATGCCATCTTTTTTTTGTTCTGGTTCTGTCAAATTTTGTTATTTGTGGTTGTTTTCTAAATCTTTAACTAATCATGTTAGACATACACTTCAAGTGTAAAATAGATCATAATTTGTGTCACAATGTTGGTTGTGATGGAAATATATGTCAATTAGGTGGTTTTGCATTATTTCATCGAATTTGAGGCATTAAATTCACAAAAAAGGATTGATAGGTTGAAAATAAGTGGAAAAATGAAATTTAAAACTTCAGTTAAGAAGGGATATCCTAAACTACCTAAACAATAACCCAAATATTTCAATAACTGTTAGATGATTACACTAACCAGGAATACATTTTAGTTGCCGCAGTAGAAGATGAGTTAAACAATGGAGGTTAATAAATATAAATCTTAGAAGTAATTTTAGTTAAATGGTTGGAAAAAAGAAAAATAATGCTCTTCAAATTGAACAAGAAATATTGTGAAACGTGAATAGGTGTATGAAGGTAATAAAATATGAAATTGTACTAATCAATTAATCTTCAATTTTTAAGATACCTGTAGCCCTACGGGCAGCCCAACACTGGATACAAACTCCGATGGGAAGTCCAGCAGTGTGGGTGTCTGCATACTCTATTTTAACATCCAGTGCAGTTGTTTTCCCGCCCATTCCCATAGGTCCAATGCCTGTGGAGTTGACCATTTCTAACATTTCTTTTTCGAGATTGGCCATGCGTTCCTCGGGATGATGTTCTCCAATTTCTCGTAGGAGGGCTTTTTTGGCTAGTTTAAGTGCCATATCTGATGATCCGCCGATTCCCACACCTACCACAATGGGGGGGCATGGTTTACCACCTGCAGCTAGCACAGTTTCCAGAACAAAGTCTTTGATGCCTTCTTTTCCTTCTCCAGGAAGGGCCATATTTAGAGCATTGTTATTTTCCGAACCGAAACCTTTAGGGAAGACGGTTATTTCAAGTAATTCACCATCAACCAGTTCAACATCTATCTGTGGAATGTGGCGACCAATGTTATTTCCCGTGTTTCGACGGGTAAGGGGATCCACCACGTTAGGACGAAGTGGCACCTTGCTAGTGGCTTTCATCACACCATTTATTAAACCATCTTTCAGGTTTTCCACATCCACATCACCCATTTTTACAAAGATAATAGGTAGACCAGTGTCTTGACATAAGGGTATACTCTGCTTTTCAGCAATTTTTATATTTTCGAGTATGGCTTCGAGGTTTAAAAGAGCTGTTTCATCTTTTTCAGAGTTATAGGCATATTCAATAGCTTTTTTAACATCAGAGGGGAGTTTAATGACTGCTTCCTCGTACAACTGACATGTGAGTTCTTCAACATGGGATTGATGTATCATTGGCATGGATAAATAGTTTATTCTAGAGTTTAATAACAGTTTCTAAAATAGATCCTTGTGAATAGGTTGATACTTTATTCATTTGAACTATATTTTAATGAGATATATTTGGAGGATTCCAATATTTTACAACTCAATACTCATATTTGGGATTAATTATTGCTGATAGAGTTATATTCAGTCTTATTAATTATTGATTGTCCTGTTGGGCTTAATGTGAAGTCGATGAAATCTTTCACCACTCCTGTTGGTGTTCCTTTGACTAAAAAAATTATTGGCCTTTGTAATGTGTATTTACCATTATCTACATTTTTTTTACTCAAAGAAACATTATTCATCATTAATAATTTGAGATCAGGATTCAAAGAATTTGTAGATAGATAGCCAATAGCACTGGGAATCACTGCTACATCTTGCATAACTTGATGGGTTGATATGGCTATGGTGGTGACATTATTTTGTTCTATTTCCCTGCCAAATAGTATATCTTCAAATGCCAGGCGAGTGCCAGAACCTATTTCTCTAGTGATAACAGTTATAGTCTCATCTTTTCCACCAACTTGTTTCCAGTTGGTGATTTTACCTTCATAAATTCCTTTTAATTGATCTGTGGTTAAGCTGTTTACTGGATTATTAGGGTTAACTACAACTGCAATACCATCGGTCCCGATTTGATATTGTGTTAAGCATTCACTTTCTTCTTTGGTTAAATTTCTAGAGGCAGTTCCAATATCAGCATTCCCTGATTGGGTTGATTTGATTCCTACCAGTGAATCTCCACCCTGGACAGTTATCTTTACATCAGGGTATTTTTCCATGTATGCTTGGGCCAGAGCTTTTGCTACTGGTTGTACTGTAGTGGAACCTACAATTTTTATTTCATGGTTGTCAGAGTCATTTATTACAATATATGACACAAAAACTAGCCCCGCTACTATTATAACAAGTATTAACAGGTACATGTTCATGTTTTCCATTTTTTATTCACCATAAATAGTTAACGGTATTATTGGGATTTGATAGTATTTTTTATCTTTATGGACGCTTTTATAGGTTGGGAAAAGTACTTTTGAAGGTCAAAAGTTGAAATTAGCAGGATTACACTACATATCACTCCAAAAAGGAATACTCTCTCTAAGCCGGTAATGAACTCGGTGGCTTGTACTCCCACCAGGGTAAGTTTCCCACTTAATGCAGTTTGTGAAATGGCTGTACTTAATATCAATCCAGCAAAACAATTACCTAAAACAGATCCAAGGTTTTTGGTTAGGGTCATCATTGCTGAAACCTGGGTTTTGAAGGTTTCTGGTACAACAGAAATTATCATTTTATTGTTGGGGGATTGATAAAGGCCGTATCCAAATCCTAAAGTTATAAGTCCCACAATTATGTAAGGAATGCTGGTTGTGGATTGAAAGGTGTAAATAAGAGTTGAAGCTATTATACAGGCAACACTAGCGGATATTACCAGGGGTTTTACTCCAATTCTATCAGAAAGTCCACCAGCAATAATTGATAAAAACATGGCTGTAAACATTATAATGCTGATAAGTATCCCTGATACATTAACTGGAACTCCCATAACCTTTTGGAAGTAGAAAGGCAGAGTAAAAAATGCCATATATAATATGATGTAGTTTAAGAGGAGCCCGGTGATGTATGCAGAGAAAGTGATGCTTCGAAACACAGTGAATTTAAATAAGGGTTCTTCATGTTTTGCTTCTGCCCAGACAAATAATCCTCCGAAAATCAGGGCCATTGCCAGTAAAATTATGTCATTAATGCTCAATCCGAACTGCTGGGATAATATAAGTGCATAAGTCAATGTAAAAAGAAAAATTGCTTGTAAAATAGCTCCCTTATAATCCATGAGTATGGACCAGATCTTCTGTTTGGAGAGGGGAGGATGATCGTTTTCGTAATTTTCTTTCTTTTCCAATAATTCGAAATCTTTATCAGCCTGTGGGTTCTGGGCAGTAAATAGGTAAACACAGACACTCAGAAGACCAAAGGGTATAACAGTTAAAAATATAGTTTGCCAGCCTAGATATGCTGCAATATAGCCCCCTACCAGAGGGCCAATGGCATATCCTCCGGATAAGGCTACCAGAAGGCAGCCCATTGCCAGTCCCAGTTTTTCTTTTGGGAATGTTTTGTCTAATATTGCATAATATACTGCTGCCATGAAACCAGCAGCAAAACCTTGAATACCTCTTAATATTATTAACATGTCGGCGGAAGTGGCAAAATAACAGCTTAAAGAGGTACAAACCCATATTATTGTTCCCAACATGAAGAATTTCTTACGACTCCACATTCCAGCTATCCTGCCCAGAATTATCACTGATACAGTGAGACATAGCAAGTAAATGTTGGATATCCAAGTGGCAGTCATAACACTGGCACCAAAAAATTCGGTTATTGTGGGTAAGCAAACATTGACCAGACCAATGTAAAAGTTGAACATGAAATTTACCAAACAAATGGCAAGCAAAACAAGCCACATTTGGTGTGGGCTTTCCAGGGATACTTGGAGTTTGATAATATTCAGTGACATAAACAAGGTTGTGACAAAAATCACATAAATAGTTTACTAATTTAGAACTATAATTCACATATTGTGTATAAATGTCAGGGGATTCTAGTTTCTCGATTATTTTTTTTAAGTTATGTTCCTACTTTGAGAATTAAATTGTGCAAATAGCAAAAAATATAATAGAGTGATGATTCATAATTCAGCTTACAAAAATCCATGACGAATATGAAATTTGTTGAGGAATGATAAAAATTAATAATTGGGTAATGTGCATAATTGCATAATTTGTGGTGAAATCATTGAATTTGCGTAGACGTACTTTGATTACCATTGCGATATCACTGGTATTACTTGTGTTAGCGCTTTATGTTATATCTCAAAGTCTTTTAATGGGAAGTCTTTCTGAAATACAGGATGAAAGTACTCAAAAAGATCTTGAAAGCATAAATGATCTACTATTCAAAGATTTGGATGAGTTAAATACACTTAGTAAACATTGGGCAGCTATGGGTGAATCATCATTGTATGATGAAGAAAGTTATGCCTTAAATCCAGAAACCAAATATATCTTTAATAGCACTGGTATTGATTTCGTAATAATCTCATCCTCGTCAGACGGCGTGATATATTATGATGCCTTCAATAGTCAAAATGGGAATCTATCTGACGATCTAAAAAGTTATTTAGCCAAAAATAACTCGTTTCCATATTCAGATAATCCTGATTCAGACATCAATAACAATAGTTGTAAAGGGATTCTTTTACTTTCATCAGGCACATATCTTGTTTCATCAAACCCCATTTCAGGATCACAAGGCAGTTATTTAATTTTAGGACGCTCTTTAGAGTTCCCTGAAGATAGCCAGTTAACTAAAATTCCAGGGTTATCTTTGGAAATAACTCCATTCATAACTGGTGATGCAGTTCCCACTTTTCATGATGTAAATCGTGGTTTTTCATACAGTTCTCCTATAATCATAAAAAGAACGGAAAATGATACTATAAATGGATTTTCGTTACTGAGAAACAGCCAAGGGCGTGCTATTTTTCAGGTCAAAATGTCAGAAAATCTTTATGTTGAAAATAAAGGTCAGGAAACTTTGATCTATTCAATCATCTCCTTTTTAGTTATTGGACTAGTTTTAGGTTTCGTAATACTCATCTACCTGGATCGAATTGTTCTATTTAGAGTGAATAAACTCAGTAACCAGGTACAGGAAATAACTAAAACCAATGATCTATCCCAGCGTTTACCAACAAACGGTACACATGACGAAATTTCTAAGCTTTCTATTTCCATTAACAGTTTATTAATCTCTTTGCAACGTTCTTGGAACGAAATTCAGCAAAGTAGGATGAAGTACAGAAATATTTTTTATAACACCGGCACGGCTATGATCATAATTGAAGAGGATGGGACTTTATCATTGATCAATTCAGAATTTGAGAATTTATCTGGCTTTAAAAAGGCAGAAGTGGAGGATATAAAAAGTTGGGAAGATTTCTTTCCAGAAGATATTGAAAAAATGCGAAAATTCAATAAGATGAGAAAAACAAAACCTGATTTAGTTCCACGAAATTACGAAGCTCGTTTTTTAGATAATGAAGGAAAATTCAAAGATGTTCATCTTACAGTAACAACCATTCCAGGCACTAAACAGCTTTTAGCTTCTTTAATGGATATCACTCTGCTAAAAAAATCTTTGAAAGAAAAAGATGCACTTCTCAGGGAAATTCATCATAGAGTTAAAAATAACATGCAGATCATGATAAGTTTGCTGAACATGAAGGCTAGGCATACTAGTAATAATGATTTGAAGGGTGTTTTACTGGAGAGTCAAAACAGAATCAGGTCCATGGCAATGGTTCATGATGGTCTTTATCATTCACAGGACATGATCCATATCAATATAGGGGAATATATCCAAAGATTGACTGCAGGACTATTTGCATCTCATAATGTGGACATCAACTTAATAAGGCTGAAAATAAAGGCAGAACAGGTCATGTTAAATATTGACACCGCAGTACCATTAGGTCTTTTGATAAATGAATTGGTAAGTAATTCCATAAAACATGCTTTTAAACCTGGTGAAAAAGGAACAATAAAGGTTGAGCTGTTTTCATCTACATCTGAAGATGAACCTACTTGCCAAGATGAGTTTACTTTGATTGTTGAAGATGATGGAATTGGATTACCTGAAGATTTTGATATTCATAATCCAAAAACCATGGGCATGAAGCTTATCGATGCTCTAACAACACAGTTAGAAGGAAAAATTAAGGTTAAAATTGTTAATGGGACACGTTTTGAAATTCAATTTAAAGAACTTAATTATATGAAACGGATTTAATTATTAAAAGAATTAACACAATCAATATTCTATTTGGGATATTCAAAATTTAATAAGGGAAGATACTAGGAACAAATGGAATTAGGCTATAAACTCAAATAAATATCGGAATAAAAAATAAGTGATGATCAATCAGTATTTCATGATCATCTTGACTTTTTCCAGTTCTTTGGCTATACGGTCCCGTTTATCAGTTAATATATCCTCTGAACTCATTTTAAGAGCTTCTTTAGGACACACAGAAACACAGAGTGGTTCGTCACGGTCAATGCAGAGATCGCATTTACGGGCTATCCCACACTCATCTAGTTGAATGGCTCCAATAGGACAGGCATCTCTGCAGAGTCCACAGCCAATACAATCTTCTTCATGAATGATTACTGCGCCTTCGACTTTCTCAATGGCTCCTTCAGGACAGACAGTCATACATGGGGCACGGTCTTCGGCACAGTGCAGACAAAACACTGGAACTCCGTTGATGACTCTGATAGCGTTTTTGGGACATATACGTTCACATTTACCGCACTCATCACAGAGTTCCGGTCGCGAAACCAGTTCCTTCATAATTATGCCTCCTTATCCAGGGCTTTTTTGGCCCTAGTGTTGGCGGTCATCACGTTGATAAGTTCTGAACTTTTTCGTTTCTTTTTGCCGATGCCAGTGATTTTTTCAATATGTTTGCGTTGTTTTTCTGCTTGCAATTTATCAGTGTCCACTTTGGTTATAGCTCGTTTGGAACAGGCTTTTATACAGGCAGGTGTACCAAGATCTGGGCATTGATTACATTTTTGAGCTTTTCGCTCGTGAATCACCACTGCACCAAAGGGACAGACCATCATGCATAATCCACAGCCAATACACTTATCTTTATCAATACCTTCCTTGCTGATTGCATCAGTAGGGCAGATCAGCTCACAGGGTGCGTCTTCACACTGTTGGCAGATGATGGGATAAAATGATCCTTCCACTTCCCTTACCAAAATCCCTGAAGCTCCATGGAGCTTGGCGCATGCTTCCTGGCAGTCCAGGCACCCATCACAGAGATCTGGCTGGATTATTATCTTCTCCAAGGCTAAGCCTCCTATATTTTAAGTTCGGTGCAGAGTGCATCCACATTTTTCTGGATACGGTCTCGTTCCTCCTCAGTGAGGTGTTTGAAACGTTTTTGGGTCATTAAATATTCATCCACTGCTTTGCGCTGCAGGGGACGGTAAGTAACACGGAAGTCTCCATCTTCGATCTCATAAAGTATCCATGAACCAGTTTCAACAGCCAGACGTCCCATTTCAATGGTTTTTGATGGGTCGTAACCCCAACCAGTGGTACATGGCTGGTGAAGGTGAATATAGGCGGGTCCATCAGTTGCCCTGGCTTTTTGAACTTTTTTCATGAAGTCTTCAGGGTAAGATATACTGGCAGTTGCCACATAGGGCACTCCGTGGGCAGCCATGATCATGGGGATATTCTTTTTTGGTTTGTCCTCTCCGAAACTCTCTTTACCTGCAGGGCTGGTGGTAGTTGAGGCACCGTAAGGTGTGGCTCCACTTCTCTGCACACCAGTGTTCATGTAAGCCTCGTTATCGTAACAGATGTAAATAATGTTATGTCCTCTTTCCATGGCTCCAGATAGGGCTTGCAGTCCAATATCAGCAGTTCCACCATCTCCACCGAATGCAACTACTTGTGCGTCTTTTCCCTGACTTTTGAGAGCTCTTTCAACTCCAGATGCTACTGCTGCAGCGTTTTCAAAGGCTACATGTATCCAGGGGATGTCCCAGGCAGTTTCTGGGTAGGGGGTGGTTATAACCTCCAAACACCCGGTGGCAGAAACAGCCACAGTGTTTTTTCCCAGTGCCTTCAGAGCTAACCTAACTCCCACGGTGGCTCCGCAACCTGCACATCCTCGATGTCCAGGGGCCAGGAATTCTTGTTCACTGATTTCCATTTAGACTTCCTCCTTTTTGAGTCCTATCCATTCAACATCATGGGTGGGATTTTTAGTTTTTGCAACCATTTCTCTGATGTATTCTGGTGTTATGTCTCTTCCACCTAATCCTGCTATGAATCCATAGGCGTTGGCATTGGTTTTTGCTTTAATGTTATTGTAAAGCACTCCTCCCATCCCAAATGAGATATTTTTATCTAGGACCGCCACTTTGGATGCTTTTTCCAGGATTTCTTTCAACTCTTCAGTAGGGAATGGGCGAAACACCCTGATTTTTAATAGGCCCACTTTCTCTCCTTCATCTCTAAGATTATCTATAACATCCTTTATAGTGCCACAAACAGATCCCATGGCTACTATGATTGTTTCTGCATCATCGCACTGGTATGGTTCAACAAAATCATATTTTCTACCGAATACTTCTGCAAACTCTTTATTTGCCTTGGTTATGACTTTTTTTGACCGTTCCATGGCCTCTTCTATTGCATAACGTGCTTCCATGTAATATTCAGGGTCAGTGAAAGTACCTATGGACATGGGGGTTTCAGGGTCAAGGAAGGCATATGGTTTGTAAGGAGGTAAGAACCTATCTACCTCTTCTTGACTTGGTACATCCAGAGGTTCCACAGTGTGGGTTAGGAAGTATCCATCAATACAGACCATGCATGGTAAGAGCACTTCACGGTCTTCTGCTACCCGGTAAGCTATTAACACCGCGTCCAATGCCTCCTGGGCATTTTCTGCGTAAATTTGTAGCCATCCTGAGTCACGTTCAGATATGGTGTCCTGTTGGTCGTTCCATATACTTAGTGGTGCAGATAATGCTCGGTTAGCATCCACCAGAACAATGGGACTCCTCATACCTGCTGCTGCAAAGAGGATTTCGTGCATCAGGGCCAAACCCTGAGAAGAAGTCGCACTGAAAACTCGCACTCCTGCTCCAGAAGCACCTAAAGCAGCACTGATAGCACTATGTTCTGATTCTACTCGAATATACTCGGCTTTCAGGTCACCATCTGCCACGAACTGGGCTAAATATTCAGATATTGTGGTTTGAGGGGTTATGGGATAAACAGGAACTACTTCTGGTTTAGCTAGTTTAACAGCTTCTGCAACGGATCGGTTTGCAGTGAAAACTTTTTTAACCATTTTATCCTCTCTCCATTTTTATAGCTTTAACTGGGCATTCTTCTGCACATATGCCACAGCCTTTACAGTAATCGTAATCTATATCATAATCTTTGTTTATGCACCCTTCAGGACAGAAAAGAACACAATTCTCACAATCAATACATTTTTCCTTATCGAGAATGGGTTTAAAGGTTCTCCAGCTTCCAGTTTTGTTATTTCGGGTGCTACCTGGTTCTTTAACACACGCTCCAATGTTTACCATTAGATCACCTTTTGATTGTTATTTCACCTTTTCGAAGGCGATTTTAGCTGCTTCAGCGTTTTTCTCCCCAACTTTACCTGGGAATGTTTCTTTGATTATTTTTATAATTGAATCTAAGGAAACCCCACCAATTACTTTGGCAAAGGATCCTAACATCACCGTGTTTACAATAGGGACTCCCAGCACGTTTAAAGCAATTCCAGTGGCATCAATGGTGTATACTTCAGTATCACCTAATTTTAAATCTTCTTTCGTATTAATGATTACTTTACCTCCTTTTTTAAGGCCAGATAATACATCTACAGCCTCAAGTAGAGTTTCATCTAATACAAGAACGTGATCGGGGTTATAAACTTGATATCTTCTTCTTATTGGTTTGTCATTGATTCTGGTAAAAGCCATGACTGGTGCACCTTTTCGCTCGGCACCAAAAAATGGGAACGCTTGACAGTATTTACCGTCTTCAAATGCTGCTTTTGCCAGTATCTCTGCGGCAGTTACTGCTCCTTGACCGCCGCGTCCATGAAAGCGAATCTCGATCATCTATTTACCTCCATTCCTCATAGTTAATCATTATAAATATACATATATATACATGTTGGTGGGTATTATTATGAAGTGAAGTTAGACATCAAACGCAGTTTAAATGTTCTATTAGTTTAAATTATCTTTTTTTTATAAAAATATTGGATTAAATTCTTTTGTTTTTTAAATTAGGGTCTTAAATATTTTTAATGAGTTAGTATACTCCTTTTGAATTTATCATTTTTTCCATCTATTTTTTTTAATTATCTGCACCACACTTTCCCCAAAAAAATTCTAAAAAAACAAGTTTCTTTTTTTTAAAATCATGGGGAAATTTTTTTATCTTTATATACTTTTTAAGCACTATGAAAATATAGAAAATCATTTCTAAAAAATGCTTGGGAATATTCCAATGAAAATACTGATAATAACCGGTGAACTTGCAAGCGGTCTTGTTAAGGATGCATCATTAAAATCCGCCCATGATGTCCAGGTTCATATGGTTAAAACACCCATAGCTGCCTTTTTAACTCCTAACAAAATGATTAGAGAGTTGCGAACTTTACCAGAGAATGAATTAATATCACTGGACATGATCCTAACTCCGGGGCTTATTCGAAAGGATGTAAGTCCTATTCAAGAAGAAATAGGAATACCAGCATATAAAGGATCCACAGATGCTGCTGACCTGGACATTGTTCTGGAAATGGTGGATAAACTGGATTTATCCACAAAAAAATCTGCAGATAAACTCATTGAAGAAGAGCAGAGAAGAAGAGCCCTAAAATATATCTCTGATTTTGAAAAGGACAAAAAAAATACCAAAAAACTCCTTAAAAAAGATGGAAACATTTTAGTAGGTGATCTACCGGTTGGTGAAGATTTTCCCATGCGAGTATTGGCTGAAATAGCTAATGCACCCCTCCTGAGTCATGAAGAACTTCTAAAACGTGCCAAATATTTTGTTAAATCCGGCGCCAATATGGTGGATATTGGAATGATAGCTGGAGAAAACATGGCTTCCAAGATACCACCAATGGTTAAACTTCTAAAAGAAAACTTGGATGTACCGGTGAGCATAGATACTCTACAAACAGAAGAAATCAGGGTTGCTGCTGATTCCGGGGTTGACATGGTTTTAAGTCTTGATCACGGGAATTATCAGGAGGTTCTACCATATCTTCACGAGGAAAACATACCTGCAGTCATCCTACCAACAGATTATCAGAAAGGATGGGTACCGGAAACTATTGAGGAACGAGTTAAATCCCTAATAGATTTGAAAAAGAAATGTAACCGAATAAAAGTCATAGCAGACCCTATACTTGACCCCCTTAACAGTAAAAGTATGGTAGATTCCATTATAGCTTGCCGAAAATTCAAAGAAGCAACTAGACTAGATCCATGTCCCATTTTTTTTGGTATTGGAAATGTCACCGAACTTTTAGATGTTGATTCAGTGGGGGTCAATGCTCTTCTGGCAGGGATATCCATGGAACTCGGGGCTAGCGTCCTATTCACTCCGGAAGAAAGTGGTAAAACATTAGGAAGTGTGAAAGAACTGGCAGTTTCGTCAAAAATGATGTTCCTGGCTAAAATGAGAGGTTCCATACCCAAGGATCTGGGAATCAATCTTCTGGTCTTTAAAGATAAACGCAGAGGAGAAACAATTCTTGAGGAAATTGACGCTCCCACAATAGAAGGAGTGGCAAACTATAAATTCGTACGGGATCCGGCGGGTAGTTTTAAAATTAACCTCGTGGACGGGAGGATCATGACAGTTCACTACCATAAAATGCAGCCCACCCTGGTGATTTATGGACAGACTGCTAAGGAAATATATGATGAAATCATAAAAAGAGAACTGGTTTCAAGGATTGAACATGCTGCTTATCTGGGTCAGGAGCTTCAAAAAGCAGAAGATGCTCTTAAACTTGGTAAAAATTATGTTCAGGATTTCCCAATTTTCCATAAATTCATGGAGTATCAGATCTAGGATCTAGAGTAAAAATCTTATTAAATTCAGTTTAAATTATCTTCCAGTTTCATACTCATTATATTAACAGAATGATCTAGCAAATTAGAAGTATACAAAATAGAAGGAGTATATGTGAATGGATATTTGCCATAAATGTGGTAACCCTCAGATCATCATTAAGAGGAAGCAGTCGGGGCAGATGCTTTGTCAGGAATGTTTCATAAAATCCATTCAGGAAAAAGTCCTGAAAGATATTCGCAAACAGAAACTTATCAAAAAAGGAGACAAAGTTCTAGTTGCCCTATCCGGTGGTAAGGATAGTGTAATGGTTTTAGACATATTAAACAGTCTTCGGAAAAGAAGGATCATTGATCTAGTGGCAGTAACCATTAATGAAGGAATCAGTGGCTACCGAGATGAAGGAGTTAGAATAGCAGCTCAAAATGCGGAAAAAACAGGTGTTGAGCACAGGATAGTTTCTTTTCAGGACTATGTTGGTCATACTCTTGATGAGATAATGGCAACTTCAGGGGATAGAAATGCCTGCACTTACTGTGGTGTGTTTAGACGATGGATCTTAAATCAAATTGCCCGAGAAGAGAATGCCACCAAGATCGCCACCGGACACAACCTGGATGATGAAACTCAGTCCATACTGATGAACTACCTGGAAGGAAACATCCACAACTTAACTCGAATTGGTGCCTGTTCAGATTCAGGTTATGAAGGTTTCACCCCTAAAATTAAACCTCTCAGAGAGATCCCTGAGAAAGAAACTGCACTTTATACCTTAGCCCGTGATCTACCCGTTCATCTGGCAGGATGTCCATATGCTGGAGATTCTTTCCGGGCGAAAATAGGAA
This is a stretch of genomic DNA from Methanobacterium petrolearium. It encodes these proteins:
- a CDS encoding histidine kinase dimerization/phosphoacceptor domain -containing protein encodes the protein MNLRRRTLITIAISLVLLVLALYVISQSLLMGSLSEIQDESTQKDLESINDLLFKDLDELNTLSKHWAAMGESSLYDEESYALNPETKYIFNSTGIDFVIISSSSDGVIYYDAFNSQNGNLSDDLKSYLAKNNSFPYSDNPDSDINNNSCKGILLLSSGTYLVSSNPISGSQGSYLILGRSLEFPEDSQLTKIPGLSLEITPFITGDAVPTFHDVNRGFSYSSPIIIKRTENDTINGFSLLRNSQGRAIFQVKMSENLYVENKGQETLIYSIISFLVIGLVLGFVILIYLDRIVLFRVNKLSNQVQEITKTNDLSQRLPTNGTHDEISKLSISINSLLISLQRSWNEIQQSRMKYRNIFYNTGTAMIIIEEDGTLSLINSEFENLSGFKKAEVEDIKSWEDFFPEDIEKMRKFNKMRKTKPDLVPRNYEARFLDNEGKFKDVHLTVTTIPGTKQLLASLMDITLLKKSLKEKDALLREIHHRVKNNMQIMISLLNMKARHTSNNDLKGVLLESQNRIRSMAMVHDGLYHSQDMIHINIGEYIQRLTAGLFASHNVDINLIRLKIKAEQVMLNIDTAVPLGLLINELVSNSIKHAFKPGEKGTIKVELFSSTSEDEPTCQDEFTLIVEDDGIGLPEDFDIHNPKTMGMKLIDALTTQLEGKIKVKIVNGTRFEIQFKELNYMKRI
- a CDS encoding MFS transporter, which translates into the protein MSLNIIKLQVSLESPHQMWLVLLAICLVNFMFNFYIGLVNVCLPTITEFFGASVMTATWISNIYLLCLTVSVIILGRIAGMWSRKKFFMLGTIIWVCTSLSCYFATSADMLIILRGIQGFAAGFMAAVYYAILDKTFPKEKLGLAMGCLLVALSGGYAIGPLVGGYIAAYLGWQTIFLTVIPFGLLSVCVYLFTAQNPQADKDFELLEKKENYENDHPPLSKQKIWSILMDYKGAILQAIFLFTLTYALILSQQFGLSINDIILLAMALIFGGLFVWAEAKHEEPLFKFTVFRSITFSAYITGLLLNYIILYMAFFTLPFYFQKVMGVPVNVSGILISIIMFTAMFLSIIAGGLSDRIGVKPLVISASVACIIASTLIYTFQSTTSIPYIIVGLITLGFGYGLYQSPNNKMIISVVPETFKTQVSAMMTLTKNLGSVLGNCFAGLILSTAISQTALSGKLTLVGVQATEFITGLERVFLFGVICSVILLISTFDLQKYFSQPIKASIKIKNTIKSQ
- a CDS encoding 4Fe-4S dicluster domain-containing protein — encoded protein: MEKIIIQPDLCDGCLDCQEACAKLHGASGILVREVEGSFYPIICQQCEDAPCELICPTDAISKEGIDKDKCIGCGLCMMVCPFGAVVIHERKAQKCNQCPDLGTPACIKACSKRAITKVDTDKLQAEKQRKHIEKITGIGKKKRKSSELINVMTANTRAKKALDKEA
- a CDS encoding 4Fe-4S dicluster domain-containing protein; protein product: MKELVSRPELCDECGKCERICPKNAIRVINGVPVFCLHCAEDRAPCMTVCPEGAIEKVEGAVIIHEEDCIGCGLCRDACPIGAIQLDECGIARKCDLCIDRDEPLCVSVCPKEALKMSSEDILTDKRDRIAKELEKVKMIMKY
- the porB gene encoding pyruvate synthase subunit PorB, yielding MEISEQEFLAPGHRGCAGCGATVGVRLALKALGKNTVAVSATGCLEVITTPYPETAWDIPWIHVAFENAAAVASGVERALKSQGKDAQVVAFGGDGGTADIGLQALSGAMERGHNIIYICYDNEAYMNTGVQRSGATPYGASTTTSPAGKESFGEDKPKKNIPMIMAAHGVPYVATASISYPEDFMKKVQKARATDGPAYIHLHQPCTTGWGYDPSKTIEMGRLAVETGSWILYEIEDGDFRVTYRPLQRKAVDEYLMTQKRFKHLTEEERDRIQKNVDALCTELKI
- a CDS encoding fumarate hydratase, producing the protein MIHQSHVEELTCQLYEEAVIKLPSDVKKAIEYAYNSEKDETALLNLEAILENIKIAEKQSIPLCQDTGLPIIFVKMGDVDVENLKDGLINGVMKATSKVPLRPNVVDPLTRRNTGNNIGRHIPQIDVELVDGELLEITVFPKGFGSENNNALNMALPGEGKEGIKDFVLETVLAAGGKPCPPIVVGVGIGGSSDMALKLAKKALLREIGEHHPEERMANLEKEMLEMVNSTGIGPMGMGGKTTALDVKIEYADTHTAGLPIGVCIQCWAARRATGILKIED
- a CDS encoding phosphate ABC transporter substrate-binding protein; amino-acid sequence: MENMNMYLLILVIIVAGLVFVSYIVINDSDNHEIKIVGSTTVQPVAKALAQAYMEKYPDVKITVQGGDSLVGIKSTQSGNADIGTASRNLTKEESECLTQYQIGTDGIAVVVNPNNPVNSLTTDQLKGIYEGKITNWKQVGGKDETITVITREIGSGTRLAFEDILFGREIEQNNVTTIAISTHQVMQDVAVIPSAIGYLSTNSLNPDLKLLMMNNVSLSKKNVDNGKYTLQRPIIFLVKGTPTGVVKDFIDFTLSPTGQSIINKTEYNSISNN